The Verrucomicrobiia bacterium DNA window CGCAGTTCCGGCGGCCATCGAGGCCCTGCTGGACCGTCCGGAATCCGACCGCACCCAGGCCGACCGGCTGGAACTGGCCGCCTGGGTCCTTGGACGCGAAATCGAGGACGCCCTCGCGGCGCTTCCGCCGCCATCCCTGGTCTATGCCGCGGCGGCGGATTTCGAGCCGGACGGCGGTCTGAAACCCACTCCGGGTCCGCGTCCGGTCTCGCTGCTGCGCCGGGGCGAAATCACCCAGCCCCTGGAGGCCGCGCAGCCCGGGGCACTCCACTGCCTGCCTCCACTTCCCTCACGCTTCGAACTCACGGACCCCTCGGACGAAGGCTCACGCCGGGCGACCCTGGCCACCTGGCTGACGGCCGACGCCAACGTCCTGACTTGGCGCTCGGTGGTCAACCGGGTGTGGCGACACCATTTCGGACGCGGCCTCGCCGCCTCGCTGAACGATTTCGGCGTCATGGGATCCCCGCCAACACACCCGGAGCTGCTCGACTGGCTGGCCCTGTGGTTCCGCGACGAGGCTCAGGGATCCCTCAAACAGCTCCACCGACTGCTCGTCACCAGCGCCACCTACCGGCAGTCCTGCACGCCAGACCCGGGAGCCGCTGCCCTTGATCCTGAGAACCGGCTGCTGTCCCGGATGCACCGGACCCGCCTCGACGCGGAATGCATCCGCGACGCGATGCTGTCCGCAAGCGGCCGGCTGGACCCCACGATGGGCGGCCCGTCGGACCGGCAGTTCGGACTCGAGCCGGGGATCCACGTGACCCCGAAGGTGGACTACGCCGTTTTCGACGTGGATGCGCCGGCCGGCAGCCGCCGCAGCGTGTACCGCTTCCTGTTCCGCACCCTGCCCGATCCGTTCATGGACGCCCTGGACTGCCCGGCGGGGGACCAACTCACCCCGGAACGTGCCAACTCCGTGACGGTGCAGCAGGCCCTTGCCCTGTGGAACGACCGGTTTGCCGTGCGACAGGCGGAGCACCTGGCGGCCCGGATCGAGGCCGAGGCCGACACCGGTCCCGCCCGGGTCGCCCGGGCCTGCCTGCTGGCATGGGGCCGCCCGCCGGCACCGGAGGAGGCGCAGGATCTGGAGGCCCACGCGGCGCGCCACGGATTCGCCAGCACCTGCCGGCTGCTGTTCAACAGCAATGAATTTGTGTTCGTGCACTGAGCCTGGCGACGGCCGTCCGCGGATCCGCGGGTCGCGTCGCGACTTCCTCGGGCGCCTGGGCGGCGGCTTCGGGGGTATCGCGCTGTCGCACCTGCTCCACGCCACGGGAGGCGGCGCCGCCCGCCCCGCGCACCACCCGGCCGCCGCACGCCGGGTCATCCAGTTGTTCATGAACGGAGGGGCGAGCCAGATGGACCTCTTCGATCACAAACCGCTGCTGGCCCGGCGGGCAGGCGAGCCCTTTGATCCCGGGGACGGCCAGCGGGTGGAGGCACCGACCAGCGAGCCGGGAAAAATCCTCGCGCCGCCCTTTCCCCTCCGGCAGCACGGCGCCTCCGGCCGGTGGGTCAGCGACCTGCTCCCGCATCTGGCGGGGTGTGTGGACGACCTCGCCTTCCTGATGGCGATGCAATCGCGCACCAACGTCCACGGTCCGGCGAGCTACCTGATGAACACCGGATTCCTGCTGCCGGGGTTCCCGTGTCTCGGTGCGTGGGTCAGCTATGCGCTGGGTAATGAGGCCGACAATCTGCCGACCTTTGTTGTGCTGCCCGACCGGCGCGGCCTGCCCTACAACCAGCGGGGCAATTTCAGCTCCGGGTTCCTGCCGGTGAGCCACCAGGGCACCCTCCTCGACGCCGGGGCGTCCCATCCGCTTGCCGCCCTGAAGGCACCAGCCACGGCCGCCTACATCACTCCCGAGGCCGGCCGCGACGGCCTCGAAGTCCTGCAGCGACTCAACCGCCGCCATCAGGAGGCGCACCCAGGCGATGCCCGGCTGGAGGCACGGATCGCCGCCTACGAGCTGGCGGCCCGGATGCAGCTCAGCGCGCCGGAGGCCCTCTCCCTGGACCGCGAGTCCGCAGCCACGCGCCGGCTGTACGGACTCGACCGCGAGGTGACCGCCGACTTCGGGCGCCGCTGCCTGCTGGCCCGCCGCCTGGTCGAGCGGGGGGTCCGCTTCGTGCAGGTGTGGAGCGGCGCCGGCGGTCCCACGGGCAACTGGGACAATCACGCCAGCATCGTCAAGGAACTGCCGCCGATGTGTGCCGCAACCGACCAGCCGGTCGCCGCCCTCCTGCGCGATCTCAAGGCACGCGGGCTCCTGGACGACACCCTCGTCCTGTGGAACACCGAGTTCGGCCGGATGCCGTTCTCACAGAGCGGTGAGGGCCGCGACCACAATGGCGGCACCTATGTCGGCTGGATGGCCGGCGGAGGCGTGCGCCCGGGGGTCGCCCATGGGGCCAGCGATGAATGGTCCTGGAAGGCGGCGCACGACAAGACGACCCACCACGATCTGCACGCCACGGTCCTGCACCTGCTCGGGCTGGACCACACCCGCCTGACCTGGCGCCACGACGGCGCCGACCGGCGCCTCACCGACGTTCACGGCGAAGTGATCCGCACCGTGCTGGCCTGACCCGAACCAGCAGCACCCGCCGCCACCACCACCGGTGGAGGGTCCTCACGAGCCGTTCGCGGGTGAAGTCCCCACAGGCCAGGCCACGAACTGGCCGTACGGCTCGGCGGGAGCCTCGCCCCACCAGACAGGATCCGCACCCTGCCGCGGCACCCGCCGCCACCACCGGTGGGCAATACGAGGGTCCTCACGAGCCGTTCGCGGGTGAAGTCCCCACAGGCCAGGCCACGAGCTGGCCGTACGGCTCGGCAGGAGCCTCGCCCCACCAGACAGGATCCGCACCCTGCCGCGGCACCCGCCACCACCGGTGGGGCGAGGGTCCTCACGAGCCGTTCGCGGGTGAAGTCCCCATAGGCCAGGCCACGGTTGGCCGTACGGCTCGGCGGGAGCCTCACCCCACCAGACAGGATCCGCACCCTGCCGCGGCACCCGCCACCACCACCGGTGGGGCGAGGGTCCTCACGAGCCGTTCGCGGGTGAAGTCCCCACAGGCCAGGCCACAAGCTGGCCGTACGGCTCGGCGGGGAGCCTCGCCCCACCAAGGCAGAGCCTTCCCCCCACCAAAGTCCAGGGTCCGCCGCCTAAGCGGCAGGGGGCGGCGGCTTCGTGTAGTACTTCTCCGTGTACTCCTGCACCATGCGCCACGTGCTGTACTTGGCCGCCAGCGTCACCAGGGCGCGCCGGATCTTGACGATCCACTGGCGCGGGATGCCATCGGCGTCGCGGTTGAAGAACGTCGGCACAACCTCCTCGGTGAGCACCTGGTACAGATTGGCGCTGTCCACGCGGTCCTGCTCCTGAACGTCGCCGGGGTGCGCATCGGGTCCGATGCCGAAGCCGTTGGTTCCATCAAAATCCTCGCGCCACCAGCCGTCGAGAATGGACAGGTTGAGACAGCCGTGCGGGGTGGTCTTCATGCCGCTGGTGCCCGAGGCCTCCAGGGGGCGCCGCGGGTTGTTGAGCCATACGTCACAGCCCGAGACCATCTTGCGGCAGACGTGAATGTCGTAGTTCTCGATGAAGACCACGTGCCCCTTGAGTTCGCTGAACTTCGAGAGGTGAACGATCTTCTGGATGAACGCCTTGCCGTGCTCGTCGCGCGGATGCGCCTTGCCCGCGAAGACGAACTGCACCGGGCGGCTGGTGTCGCGGACGAGCTTCACGATGTTCTCGAACTGGTCGAAGATGAGCGGCGCGCGCTTGTAGGTCGCGAAGCGCCGTGCAAACCCGATGGTCAGCGCGTCCGGGTTCAGCATGGCGTCAAACGTGATGAAGTCGCCGCTGCTCAGGGAACGCCCCTGGATCAGCAGGCGCCTGCGTGCAAACTCGATGAGTTCCCGACGGAGGCGGTAGCGCATCGCCCAGAGCTCCTCGTCCGACGTCACTGCGGGGTCCGCAAGCCGCTGCCAAAACTCCGGGGTGTTGGCCTCGTACACGAAGCGCCTCGGGTCGCCCCCCTGCTCGACGAACTTGCGCATCCAGAGGCGCCGGATCGGGCCCTTGACCCAGCCCACCAGGTGCACGCCATTGGTGATGGATCCGATCGGCACCTCGTCGGGATCCGACTTGCCGAAGTAGTGCTTCCACATTTCGCGGCTCACCTGGCCATGGAGCTGGCTGACGCCGTTGGCGGACCGTGAAAACCGCAGGGCGAGCGCCGTCATGCAGAAGGGGTTTCCCGGTTGTCCCGGATGCTCGTTGCCGAGCTCCATGAGGTCGTCGTGGCTCCGCTTGAGGTTGACCTCAAACTTGCCCCCGGCGAGCCGCACCAGGTCGTTGGAGAATCGGTCGTGTCCCGCCTCGACCGGGGTGTGGGTGGTGAAAATGCACTCCTGCCGGGTGAGTTCACCGGCCTCCTCGAAGGTCTTTCCGGCGGCCATCTTTTCCCGGATCAGCTCGAGGGTGAGGAAGGCCGCGTGTCCCTCGTTCATGTGGAAGGTCGAGGGCTGGACGCCCAGGGCCCGCAGAAGCCGCACACCGCCCACGCCCAGGAGGATCTCCTGCATGATCCGGGTGGTGGTGTCGCCGCCGTACACCCGGTTGGTCAGATCGCGGTATTGCCCCTCGTTTTCCGGACGGTTGGAATCCAGGAGGTACACCGGCACGCGCCCCACATTGATCCGCCAGGCATGGAAATGGATGGGCTGCCCGAAGATCCGCACGCTGCACACCACGGGCTTGCCGCTGCCGTCCACCACCGCGTCCAGCGGCAGGTTGCGCGGGTTCAGGACGCTGTAGTTTTCCTGCTGCCAGTTGTCGTTGTTGATGGACTGCTGGAAATAGCCCTCGCGGTAGAAGAGGCTGATCCCGACAAAGCCCAGCCCGAGGTCGCTGGCGGACTTGGTATGGTCGCCGGCCAGCGCCCCGAGGCCGCCCGCCGCGATCGGGAGGCACTCATGGAAGGCGAACTCCGCCGAAAAGTAGGCCACCGGACGCTGGGCCAGCTGCGGCGCATGGCGTGCGGCCCACGTGTCGCGCTCCTTCATGTAGGCCTCGAAATCGGCGAGGGTGGCCCGCACCTGGTGGGCCAGTTCGGGATCCTGGAGGCGCACCCGCAGCTCATAATCCGACACCTCATGCAGGATCGCCACCGGGTTGTGGTACAGGTTCTCCCACCCGCGCGGGGAGAGCGTCTGAAAGATCTCCTGGGCGTTCTGGTCCCAACTCCACCACAGGTTCCGGGCCAGCCGGTGGAGTCCGTCGGTGAGTTCCTTGACTTCAACAGTCGTCAGCGGTTTTGAGCTCATTTTGTGGGGCGCGCCGTGCCCGGACCGGCCTCAGGCCCGAGCGCAAGCCGGTGACAACTACCCCCGCGGAGCCGGGTGGAAAATGAAAAATCCGGCTCGTTTCGATTCCCCGGACGATTCCCTCGCATTCCCGGGACAAACCCGGGTCGGAAACCGCCGCCGACGGGGACCGTCGGCGCACTGGATTTTCCGGGACCTGTCGGGTGATCCTCCCCGGGTGATCGCCCTTCGCTACGCCTCATTGCCTCTCGCCCTGCTGGCCGCCGGACTCCTGACCGCGGCACCGGACCGGCCGTCCGCGTCCGGAACCTGGGTGGACCTCACCCACGCCTTTGGCCCCGAAACGCTATACTGGCCGACCGAGGAAACCTTCGAACTGGAGACCCGGTTTCAGGGCTTCACCCCGGCCGGCTACTTCTATGTCGCACGGGCCTACCGCGCGCCCGAGCACGGGGGCACGCACCTGGATGCCCCGCTGCACTTCGCCAAGGACCGCAGGACCGTGGATCAGATCCCCCTGGATCAACTCACCGGGCAGGCCGTGGTGGTGTCCGTCACCGACGCCGTGCGGGCCGACCGGGACTACGAGGTCACGGTGGACGACTTCCGACGCTGGGAGCGGCGGCATGGGCGGATCCGGCCGGGCAGGATCGTGTTGATCCACACCGGATTTGGCGCGTTTTGGCCCGATGCCGTGCGCTACCTGGGCACGGCGGCGAAGGGGCCGGAGGCGGTGAAGGAGCTGCATTTCCCCGGGCTGCATCCCGATGCCGCCCGGTGGCTGGTGAAGGAGCGGCGCATCAAGGCCGTGGGCCTCGACACCGCGAGCATTGACCACGGCCCGTCGCGGCTGTTTGAGGCGCATCGGGCGCTGTTTGAGCACAACGTCCCGGCTTTTGAGAACGTCGCCAACCTGGATCGCCTGCCGCCGAAGGGGGCCTACGTCGTGGCGCTCCCGATGAAGATCCAGAACGGCAGCGGTGCCCCCCTGCGCATCATCGCCCAACTGCCCTGATCGGTTGACGAGGGATCGAGTTCCACACGCCCGACGCGGGAAGCATCGGACACGCAGGAGCGCGTCCCTACCAATTGGCAGGGGCGTGTTCCACCGCGACCCTGATCAGCTCCGCTGCGCCCGAGGGCCAACGGCGGGGAACGCAGGGAAGCACCCAACGCCAGAACTTTCCCTCGATCTCCGATGCCACTTCACACACCCGACGGGGGAGGTATCGGACACGCACGAGCGCGTCCCTACCAATTGGTAGGGGCGTGTTCCACCGCGACCCTGATCAGCTCCGCTGCGCCCGTGGGCCAACGGCGGGGAACGCAGGGAAGCACCCAACGCCAGGACTTTCCCTCGATCTCCGATGCCACTTCACACACCCGACGGGGGAAGTATCGGACACGCAGGAGCGCGTCCCTACCAATTGGCAGGGGCGTGTTCCACCGCGACCCTGA harbors:
- a CDS encoding cyclase family protein, which encodes MKNPARFDSPDDSLAFPGQTRVGNRRRRGPSAHWIFRDLSGDPPRVIALRYASLPLALLAAGLLTAAPDRPSASGTWVDLTHAFGPETLYWPTEETFELETRFQGFTPAGYFYVARAYRAPEHGGTHLDAPLHFAKDRRTVDQIPLDQLTGQAVVVSVTDAVRADRDYEVTVDDFRRWERRHGRIRPGRIVLIHTGFGAFWPDAVRYLGTAAKGPEAVKELHFPGLHPDAARWLVKERRIKAVGLDTASIDHGPSRLFEAHRALFEHNVPAFENVANLDRLPPKGAYVVALPMKIQNGSGAPLRIIAQLP
- the glgP gene encoding alpha-glucan family phosphorylase — translated: MSSKPLTTVEVKELTDGLHRLARNLWWSWDQNAQEIFQTLSPRGWENLYHNPVAILHEVSDYELRVRLQDPELAHQVRATLADFEAYMKERDTWAARHAPQLAQRPVAYFSAEFAFHECLPIAAGGLGALAGDHTKSASDLGLGFVGISLFYREGYFQQSINNDNWQQENYSVLNPRNLPLDAVVDGSGKPVVCSVRIFGQPIHFHAWRINVGRVPVYLLDSNRPENEGQYRDLTNRVYGGDTTTRIMQEILLGVGGVRLLRALGVQPSTFHMNEGHAAFLTLELIREKMAAGKTFEEAGELTRQECIFTTHTPVEAGHDRFSNDLVRLAGGKFEVNLKRSHDDLMELGNEHPGQPGNPFCMTALALRFSRSANGVSQLHGQVSREMWKHYFGKSDPDEVPIGSITNGVHLVGWVKGPIRRLWMRKFVEQGGDPRRFVYEANTPEFWQRLADPAVTSDEELWAMRYRLRRELIEFARRRLLIQGRSLSSGDFITFDAMLNPDALTIGFARRFATYKRAPLIFDQFENIVKLVRDTSRPVQFVFAGKAHPRDEHGKAFIQKIVHLSKFSELKGHVVFIENYDIHVCRKMVSGCDVWLNNPRRPLEASGTSGMKTTPHGCLNLSILDGWWREDFDGTNGFGIGPDAHPGDVQEQDRVDSANLYQVLTEEVVPTFFNRDADGIPRQWIVKIRRALVTLAAKYSTWRMVQEYTEKYYTKPPPPAA
- a CDS encoding DUF1501 domain-containing protein, whose amino-acid sequence is MNLCSCTEPGDGRPRIRGSRRDFLGRLGGGFGGIALSHLLHATGGGAARPAHHPAAARRVIQLFMNGGASQMDLFDHKPLLARRAGEPFDPGDGQRVEAPTSEPGKILAPPFPLRQHGASGRWVSDLLPHLAGCVDDLAFLMAMQSRTNVHGPASYLMNTGFLLPGFPCLGAWVSYALGNEADNLPTFVVLPDRRGLPYNQRGNFSSGFLPVSHQGTLLDAGASHPLAALKAPATAAYITPEAGRDGLEVLQRLNRRHQEAHPGDARLEARIAAYELAARMQLSAPEALSLDRESAATRRLYGLDREVTADFGRRCLLARRLVERGVRFVQVWSGAGGPTGNWDNHASIVKELPPMCAATDQPVAALLRDLKARGLLDDTLVLWNTEFGRMPFSQSGEGRDHNGGTYVGWMAGGGVRPGVAHGASDEWSWKAAHDKTTHHDLHATVLHLLGLDHTRLTWRHDGADRRLTDVHGEVIRTVLA